Proteins encoded by one window of Streptomyces sp. NBC_01477:
- a CDS encoding peptidyl-tRNA hydrolase codes for MTSPFQHSATERDAAPQFVLPLVVRIERDAPPPRTDALETSARAVLTLLSDERATDEDGEWAQAVRDWQDARIRKVVRRARGGEWRRAETLPGITVTGQSAEVRVFPPVPLDGWPKDLAKLQVSGTELDDPETPLPPDPAEPVLWTNPDLSMSAGKAMAQTGHGAQLVWWELDADERVAWRAAGFPLAVREPSSRAWARLSTTTGLPVVRDAGFTEIPPGSPTIIADHPALRA; via the coding sequence GTGACCAGCCCCTTCCAGCACAGTGCCACCGAGCGGGACGCGGCCCCGCAGTTCGTCCTGCCGCTCGTGGTGCGCATCGAGCGGGACGCCCCGCCGCCGCGCACCGACGCGCTGGAGACCTCGGCCCGTGCCGTACTGACCCTGCTGTCCGACGAGCGCGCCACCGACGAGGACGGCGAGTGGGCGCAGGCGGTACGGGACTGGCAGGACGCAAGGATCAGGAAGGTCGTACGGCGCGCGCGGGGCGGGGAGTGGCGGCGGGCGGAGACGCTGCCCGGCATCACCGTCACCGGGCAGAGCGCCGAGGTCCGGGTCTTCCCGCCGGTGCCGCTGGACGGCTGGCCCAAGGATCTGGCCAAGCTCCAGGTGTCGGGGACCGAACTCGACGATCCCGAGACGCCGTTGCCGCCGGATCCGGCGGAGCCGGTGCTCTGGACCAACCCGGACCTCTCGATGTCCGCGGGCAAGGCGATGGCCCAGACCGGGCACGGGGCGCAGCTCGTGTGGTGGGAGCTGGACGCGGACGAGCGCGTGGCGTGGCGGGCGGCGGGTTTCCCCCTCGCGGTCCGCGAGCCGTCCTCCCGTGCGTGGGCCCGGCTCTCCACCACGACGGGCCTGCCCGTGGTCCGCGATGCCGGCTTCACGGAGATCCCCCCGGGCTCCCCCACGATCATCGCGGACCACCCCGCCCTCCGCGCGTAG
- a CDS encoding winged helix-turn-helix transcriptional regulator produces the protein MPTRTAAQRRAEARTAYDAFMAVCPSRQLLDRISDKWATLIVTALADGPLRYAELARVIAGVSQKMLTQTLRALERDGLVTRTVTAAVPVRVDYELTGIGRDLLVVLAAVKAWSERHIEEVLDAREAYDAAQAEA, from the coding sequence ATGCCCACCCGGACCGCGGCCCAGCGCCGCGCGGAAGCCAGAACCGCCTACGACGCCTTCATGGCGGTGTGCCCGTCGCGGCAGTTGCTCGACCGGATCAGCGACAAGTGGGCGACGCTCATCGTCACGGCCCTGGCGGACGGCCCGCTGCGTTACGCCGAGCTGGCCCGGGTGATCGCCGGGGTGAGCCAGAAGATGCTCACCCAGACCCTGCGCGCGCTGGAGCGCGACGGGCTGGTGACGCGTACGGTCACCGCGGCCGTGCCGGTCAGGGTGGACTACGAGCTGACCGGCATCGGCCGTGACCTGCTGGTGGTGCTGGCCGCCGTCAAGGCCTGGTCGGAGCGGCACATCGAGGAGGTGCTCGACGCCCGCGAGGCCTATGACGCGGCGCAAGCCGAGGCGTGA
- the murC gene encoding UDP-N-acetylmuramate--L-alanine ligase translates to MSPSVPPTMDRPHFIGIGGAGMSGIAKILAQRGARVAGSDSRESETAAALRALGATVHIGHDAAHLAQDATAVVVSSAIRPENPELAAARERGVPVVHRSDALAALMEGTRPIAVAGTHGKTTTTSMLAVALTALGLDPSYAIGGDLDAPGSNALHGGGEVFVAEADESDRSFHTYAPEVAIVLNVELDHHANYASLEEIYESFETFVGKVRPGGTLVISADQAGAVELTSRVRDIGGLRIVTVGESQDADVRVVKINPRGLASEVTVLLDGRMLTFTVSVPGRHYALNAVAALAAGIAIGAPARNLASALAKYTGVKRRLQLKGEAAGVQVIDSYAHHPTEMAADLEAIRGAAEGGRVLVVFQPHLFSRTRELGVEMGRALALADASVVLDIYPAREDPIPGVTSAVIIDAAKAAGADVTAESDRDAVAGVVAGMAKPGDLVLTMGAGDVTDLGPRILARLGS, encoded by the coding sequence ATGAGCCCGTCCGTTCCGCCCACCATGGACCGACCGCACTTCATCGGTATCGGCGGCGCCGGGATGTCGGGGATCGCGAAGATCCTCGCGCAGCGCGGGGCGCGGGTGGCGGGCAGTGACTCACGTGAGTCGGAGACGGCCGCGGCGCTGCGCGCGCTGGGCGCGACCGTGCACATCGGGCACGACGCCGCGCACCTGGCGCAGGACGCCACCGCCGTGGTCGTCTCCAGCGCGATCCGCCCGGAGAATCCGGAGCTGGCCGCGGCCCGCGAGCGCGGGGTGCCGGTGGTGCACCGCAGTGACGCGCTGGCCGCGCTGATGGAGGGCACCCGGCCGATCGCGGTGGCGGGCACGCACGGCAAGACGACCACCACCTCGATGCTGGCGGTCGCGCTGACCGCGCTCGGCCTCGACCCGTCGTACGCGATCGGCGGCGACCTGGACGCGCCCGGGTCCAACGCCCTCCACGGCGGCGGCGAGGTCTTCGTCGCCGAGGCCGACGAGAGCGACCGCAGCTTCCACACGTACGCGCCCGAGGTGGCGATCGTGCTGAACGTGGAGCTGGACCACCACGCCAACTACGCCTCGCTGGAAGAGATCTACGAGTCCTTCGAGACCTTCGTCGGCAAGGTGCGGCCCGGCGGCACTCTGGTGATCTCGGCCGACCAGGCGGGCGCGGTGGAGCTGACCTCCCGGGTACGGGACATCGGCGGGCTGCGGATCGTGACGGTGGGCGAGTCGCAGGACGCCGACGTCCGGGTGGTGAAGATCAATCCGCGCGGCCTGGCCAGCGAGGTCACCGTGCTGCTCGACGGCAGGATGCTGACCTTCACCGTGTCGGTGCCCGGCCGGCACTACGCGCTCAACGCGGTCGCCGCGCTGGCCGCGGGCATCGCGATCGGCGCCCCGGCCCGGAATCTGGCGTCGGCGCTGGCGAAGTACACCGGCGTCAAGCGGCGGCTCCAGCTCAAGGGCGAGGCGGCCGGCGTGCAGGTGATCGACTCCTACGCGCACCATCCGACCGAGATGGCCGCCGACCTGGAGGCGATCCGCGGCGCCGCGGAGGGCGGCCGGGTGCTGGTGGTCTTCCAGCCGCACCTGTTCAGCCGCACCCGGGAGCTGGGCGTGGAAATGGGCCGCGCCCTGGCGCTCGCCGACGCGTCGGTGGTGCTGGACATCTATCCGGCCCGCGAGGACCCGATCCCGGGGGTGACCAGCGCGGTCATCATCGACGCTGCGAAGGCGGCGGGCGCCGACGTGACCGCCGAGTCCGACCGGGACGCGGTGGCCGGGGTGGTGGCAGGAATGGCGAAGCCCGGTGATCTCGTTCTCACCATGGGGGCTGGCGACGTGACCGACCTCGGACCACGGATTCTCGCCCGTCTCGGCAGCTGA
- a CDS encoding nuclear transport factor 2 family protein, protein MPTPHEVFGTLAARIAAGRWSEIAELYAEDAVAEIPFALPVPDRITGRATLHARFVALASGSLEMRAENIHVHGTDDPEVVIAEYDYRGRSLTTGLAFTVRNIQVLRVRDGLIVASRDFHDHVALAVATGQLPALAGAVGPDFTLDRAPAAG, encoded by the coding sequence ATGCCCACGCCCCACGAGGTCTTCGGCACGCTCGCCGCCCGTATCGCGGCGGGACGGTGGTCCGAGATCGCCGAGCTGTACGCCGAGGACGCCGTCGCCGAGATCCCCTTCGCCCTGCCCGTGCCCGACCGGATCACCGGGCGGGCGACGCTGCACGCCCGCTTCGTCGCGCTGGCCTCGGGCAGCCTGGAGATGCGGGCGGAGAACATCCATGTGCACGGGACCGACGACCCCGAGGTCGTCATCGCCGAGTACGACTACCGCGGCCGGTCGCTCACCACGGGGCTCGCCTTCACCGTGCGCAACATCCAGGTGCTGCGGGTCCGTGACGGCCTCATCGTGGCCTCCCGCGACTTCCACGACCACGTCGCCCTCGCCGTGGCCACCGGCCAGCTCCCGGCGCTCGCCGGCGCGGTCGGCCCGGACTTCACCCTCGACCGGGCACCGGCGGCCGGCTGA
- the hemQ gene encoding hydrogen peroxide-dependent heme synthase: MTDSTAAHALDSAAAEATAHAKAANAGKKAKDLNEVIRYTLWSVFRLRAPLPEDRAGYADEVEELFAGLAAKDVTIRGTYDVSGLRADADLMIWWHAETAEALQEAYNLFRRTRLGRALEPVWSNMALHRPAEFNKSHIPAFLADETPRDYVSVYPFVRSYDWYLLPDEDRRRMLADHGKLARGYPDVRANTVASFSLGDYEWILAFEADELYRIVDLMRLLRASEARMHVREEVPFYTGRRRAVADLVAGLA; the protein is encoded by the coding sequence ATGACCGACTCGACTGCCGCCCACGCCCTCGACTCCGCCGCCGCGGAAGCCACCGCGCACGCCAAGGCCGCCAACGCGGGCAAGAAGGCCAAGGACCTCAACGAGGTCATCCGCTACACGCTCTGGTCGGTCTTCCGGCTGCGCGCCCCGCTGCCCGAGGACCGCGCCGGCTACGCGGACGAGGTCGAGGAGCTGTTCGCCGGGCTCGCCGCCAAGGACGTCACGATCCGCGGCACCTACGACGTCTCCGGGCTGCGGGCCGACGCCGACCTGATGATCTGGTGGCACGCCGAGACGGCGGAAGCGCTCCAGGAGGCGTACAACCTCTTCCGCCGCACCCGGCTGGGCCGCGCTCTTGAGCCGGTCTGGTCGAACATGGCGCTGCACCGCCCGGCCGAGTTCAACAAGTCGCACATCCCGGCCTTCCTGGCCGACGAGACGCCCCGCGACTACGTCAGCGTCTACCCCTTCGTGCGCTCGTACGACTGGTACCTGCTGCCCGACGAGGACCGCCGCCGGATGCTCGCCGACCACGGGAAGCTGGCCCGCGGCTACCCCGACGTCCGCGCCAACACCGTCGCCTCCTTCTCGCTCGGCGACTACGAGTGGATCCTCGCCTTCGAGGCCGACGAGCTGTACCGCATCGTCGACCTCATGCGGCTGCTGCGGGCCTCCGAGGCGCGGATGCACGTCCGCGAGGAAGTGCCGTTCTACACCGGCCGGCGGCGCGCCGTCGCCGACCTGGTCGCCGGGCTGGCCTGA
- a CDS encoding indole-3-glycerol phosphate synthase has translation MFTTVLMIEKPLAPADVELVTTLHGEEQVSFVVLMQPRGDQDRLLRAVDDVALGHLENAARENEVPEGSDAFKPAELALAHSVESLHRAGAEAVGEIVQRHPLDVLRTVVERTGADEVIVLTAPHFVEEFFHRDWTSRARHKVGVPVLKLFAQQDDAE, from the coding sequence GTGTTCACGACCGTACTCATGATCGAGAAGCCGCTCGCTCCGGCGGACGTGGAGCTGGTCACGACCCTGCACGGCGAGGAGCAGGTCTCCTTCGTGGTGCTGATGCAGCCCCGCGGCGACCAGGACCGGCTGCTGCGGGCGGTGGACGACGTGGCGCTCGGCCATCTGGAGAACGCGGCCCGCGAGAACGAGGTGCCGGAGGGCAGCGACGCCTTCAAGCCGGCCGAACTCGCGCTCGCGCACTCCGTCGAGTCGCTGCACCGGGCCGGCGCCGAGGCGGTCGGCGAGATCGTCCAGCGGCACCCGCTGGACGTGCTGCGGACGGTGGTGGAGCGGACCGGCGCAGACGAGGTCATCGTGCTGACGGCGCCGCATTTCGTGGAGGAGTTCTTCCACCGCGACTGGACCTCCCGGGCCCGGCACAAGGTGGGGGTGCCGGTGCTCAAGCTGTTCGCGCAGCAGGACGACGCGGAGTAG
- a CDS encoding TetR/AcrR family transcriptional regulator has protein sequence MTGQRSPRPLRADARRNRERLLDAAEAVFAASGTGASTEEIAQRAGVGIGTVFRHFPTKEALLAAVHERLLRRLGEAAERLTAADDPGAAFREFITLVAGESPAKNAYADALAEAGVDVAGLGGEGRSLVAPHLETLLLRARGAGAVRADVGFPELRALLIGVARAVETTPPGSVARSTVITVFLDGLLPPR, from the coding sequence GTGACCGGGCAGCGGTCGCCACGGCCGCTGCGGGCCGACGCGCGGCGCAACCGGGAGCGGCTGCTCGATGCCGCGGAAGCCGTCTTCGCGGCGAGCGGCACCGGCGCGTCCACCGAGGAGATCGCCCAGCGGGCGGGGGTCGGGATCGGCACGGTCTTCCGGCACTTCCCGACGAAGGAGGCGCTGCTCGCCGCCGTCCACGAGCGGCTGCTGCGGCGGCTCGGCGAGGCCGCGGAGCGGCTCACCGCCGCGGATGATCCGGGGGCGGCCTTCCGCGAGTTCATCACGCTGGTCGCCGGGGAGTCGCCCGCGAAGAACGCCTACGCGGACGCGCTGGCCGAGGCCGGCGTCGATGTCGCCGGCCTCGGGGGCGAGGGGCGGTCCCTCGTGGCTCCCCACCTGGAGACGCTTCTGCTGCGCGCCCGGGGCGCGGGCGCCGTCCGCGCGGACGTGGGCTTCCCCGAACTGCGGGCGCTGCTCATCGGCGTGGCCCGAGCGGTCGAGACCACCCCGCCCGGCTCCGTCGCGCGCTCGACGGTCATCACCGTCTTCCTCGACGGCCTCCTCCCCCCACGATGA
- a CDS encoding NADP-dependent oxidoreductase, with amino-acid sequence MLAVVVRDFGGPDALETVEHPLPEPGPGQVRVAVQAAAVNPVDLAVRAGAMLAIGFAEPQPQFGLGWDVAGTVDAVGAGAGFAVGDAVIGLVDRLDLPTGAYAEYVVLDAAAVGRAPRNASPAEAATLPLCGLTAAQGLDLLGLAPGDTLLVTGAAGGVGGFAVELAAARGLRVVAVAAPADEKLVRGFGAEHFVPRGGRVADAVRAVVPGGVDGVLDAARLKTAALEALRTGGGFVAVGLGEDPVPRRGTRVANVWVHADGAGLSELAGLADAGRLTLRVAGTYALARASAAHSRAAEAGLRGRLVLLP; translated from the coding sequence ATGCTTGCAGTCGTCGTACGGGACTTCGGCGGTCCCGACGCGCTGGAAACCGTCGAGCACCCGCTGCCCGAGCCCGGCCCGGGGCAGGTCCGGGTCGCGGTGCAGGCCGCCGCCGTGAACCCGGTGGACCTCGCGGTACGCGCCGGGGCCATGCTCGCGATCGGCTTCGCGGAGCCGCAGCCGCAGTTCGGGCTCGGCTGGGACGTCGCCGGCACGGTCGACGCCGTCGGGGCGGGCGCCGGCTTCGCCGTCGGCGACGCCGTGATCGGGCTGGTCGACCGGCTCGACCTGCCCACCGGGGCGTACGCGGAGTACGTCGTACTCGACGCGGCGGCCGTGGGACGCGCCCCGCGGAACGCGTCCCCCGCCGAGGCGGCCACCCTGCCGCTGTGCGGCCTCACCGCCGCACAGGGGCTCGACCTGCTCGGCCTCGCCCCCGGGGACACCCTGCTGGTCACCGGCGCGGCCGGCGGCGTCGGCGGCTTCGCGGTCGAACTCGCCGCGGCGCGCGGCCTGCGGGTCGTCGCCGTCGCCGCACCCGCCGACGAGAAGCTGGTCCGCGGCTTCGGGGCGGAGCACTTCGTGCCGCGCGGCGGGCGGGTCGCCGACGCGGTCCGCGCGGTCGTGCCCGGCGGCGTCGACGGGGTCCTCGACGCCGCCCGGCTCAAGACGGCCGCGCTCGAAGCGCTGCGCACGGGGGGCGGCTTCGTCGCCGTCGGCCTCGGCGAGGACCCCGTTCCGCGGCGGGGGACGCGGGTCGCGAACGTCTGGGTCCACGCCGACGGGGCGGGGCTCTCCGAGCTGGCGGGACTCGCCGACGCGGGCCGGCTTACGCTGCGCGTCGCCGGTACGTATGCGCTGGCGCGGGCTTCGGCGGCTCATTCCCGGGCGGCGGAAGCGGGTCTCCGGGGCCGCCTCGTCCTCCTCCCTTAG
- the msrB gene encoding peptide-methionine (R)-S-oxide reductase MsrB, whose amino-acid sequence MSYEVNKTDEQWREELSPQEYAVLRKAGTERPFVGEYTDVKTEGVYGCRACGAELFRSDTKFESHCGWPSFYDPADSDAVELIEDRTMGMVRVEVRCARCGSHLGHVFEGEGYGTPTDQRYCINSISLRLSPKE is encoded by the coding sequence ATGTCGTACGAAGTGAACAAGACCGACGAGCAGTGGCGCGAGGAGCTGTCGCCGCAGGAGTACGCGGTCCTGCGCAAGGCCGGCACCGAGCGTCCGTTCGTCGGTGAGTACACCGACGTCAAGACCGAGGGCGTGTACGGGTGCCGGGCGTGCGGCGCCGAGCTCTTCCGCTCCGACACCAAGTTCGAGTCGCACTGCGGCTGGCCGTCGTTCTACGACCCGGCCGACAGCGACGCGGTCGAGCTGATCGAGGACCGCACGATGGGCATGGTGCGGGTGGAGGTGCGCTGCGCGCGCTGCGGCTCCCACCTCGGCCATGTCTTCGAGGGCGAGGGCTACGGCACCCCGACCGACCAGCGCTACTGCATCAACTCGATCTCACTGCGGCTCAGCCCGAAGGAGTAG